DNA sequence from the Kiloniellales bacterium genome:
GGAGAATCTCGAGCAGTTCTCCTACAGCGCGGAACTGATCGGCGAGACACTGCACCGCCTTCATGCGAGCGGCCACGCCGGGAGCTGGTGCGCTTCGGCGGACGACGGCACCAGCTTCGGCCCCGGCTGCTCCTGACGGTCGGAGCCGCCCCGCAGCTGAAAGTCACCGCCCGGGTAGCTTGCCGTTGTGCTCGGTCGTGACCTGGAGCATGGCGGGGCGCGCGGCGATGTGGAACTCGCAGGACCGAACGGCGGTATGGTGATCGCAGAGTATTGAGCGATGAAACGCCGAGCGCGGAGGATAAATCGAATGTTCCTCAAAGGACCCCGAAGATCGTGTCGCGTGTAGCACCGTCTCATCACCGCCGGGGAACTCTATCCTTTTGCGGCCATCCGATGGAAAGTGCTATATGAACCGCCATGGAAGCCTTCGGATGCCTGGATGCAACAAGCCGTTCCTCGGTTTCGATTGTTGTTCCTGCCTATAACGAAGAAGCCGTCCTTGAGACATTTCACCAACGGCTGACGGCGGTTCTGGAGCAGTTACCGCTTCGGTCCGAGATCGTCTACGTCAACGACGGTAGCCGGGATACGACGCTCGAAACACTCTATCGCTTGAGGGAAGGGGATCCGCGGGTCACGGTGCTCGATCTTAGCCGAAACTTTGGAAAGGAAATCGCGCTCACGGCCGGCATCGATCATTCTATCGGGGATGCCGTCGTCGTGATCGATGCCGACCTACAGGACCCGCCAGAGCTTATTCCAGAGCTGATCGCACCTTGGCGCGAAAGAGGTGTCGACGTCGTTTATGCCAAGCGCAAGACGAGAGCGGACGACGCGTGGCTGAAGAAAGTAACTGCGGTACTTTTCTACAAGTTGATGCTTCGCGTCGGCGAAGTGCCGATTCCCCCAGATACGGGAGATTTTCGGCTGCTCAGCCGCCGGGCGGTGGAAGGCGTCAAAAGGCTTCGCGAACGCCATCGTTTCATGAAGGGTATTTTTGCGTGGGTCGGCTTCAGCCAAGAGGCAATCGCTTATGATCGAGATCGACGCTATGCCGGTAACACAAAGTGGAACTATTGGAAGCTGTGGAACTTGGCCATAGAAGGCATCACCTCGGCTACTACCGCACCGCTTCGTCTGTCCAGCTACATGGGCCTGCTCATTGCTTTACTGGCCTTCTTGGGCGGTGTGTGGATCATCATAAAAACAATTATCTTTGGTGATCCCGTACAAGGCTGGCCATCAATGATGGTGGTCATCCTGTTCTTGGGCGGCGTCCAAATGGTTGTCTTGGGAGTTATGGGCGAGTATCTGGGTCGTTTATTCAACGAATCGAAAGGCCGGCCACTTTATTTATTGAATGATGCTGCCCCCTCGGAGCTCGCTCAAATGGAAAAGGAACAGTTTGAGACGTCTGCCTCAGTGTCGCGACCGCCTCAGGGTGCGCAATGACGTCGGGTGCGTGCGGCGCAGCATATACCGCCTTGTATTCTCAAAAGTCATATGTGCAGGTCGCTTTATGATATGTAACTTTTGCTGAACATTCGGCATGAGATACGGCCAGTCGACTTGTCGAAGAAGCTACGCTTGGTCGAAGCTCTACCAGGAAGAAATCCAAACCAGTTGGGCCTTGCAATTCTCATCGCCACTTTCTACTCACTCAACCCTAAAAAGTTCCGCGCACTAGGAGAGGCGCTTATTGTCTAAAACTGGGGTAATGCAGCGCGGGGAGGCATCTCGAGGATGGCCGGATTGACAGATGTTGTTCAAAGAAGCATGAGGCCTTCATCTGATGTGTCCGTATTCATCCTATTGCTGGCCGTGACCGTCGTC
Encoded proteins:
- a CDS encoding glycosyltransferase family 2 protein, which gives rise to MEAFGCLDATSRSSVSIVVPAYNEEAVLETFHQRLTAVLEQLPLRSEIVYVNDGSRDTTLETLYRLREGDPRVTVLDLSRNFGKEIALTAGIDHSIGDAVVVIDADLQDPPELIPELIAPWRERGVDVVYAKRKTRADDAWLKKVTAVLFYKLMLRVGEVPIPPDTGDFRLLSRRAVEGVKRLRERHRFMKGIFAWVGFSQEAIAYDRDRRYAGNTKWNYWKLWNLAIEGITSATTAPLRLSSYMGLLIALLAFLGGVWIIIKTIIFGDPVQGWPSMMVVILFLGGVQMVVLGVMGEYLGRLFNESKGRPLYLLNDAAPSELAQMEKEQFETSASVSRPPQGAQ